In the Hordeum vulgare subsp. vulgare chromosome 7H, MorexV3_pseudomolecules_assembly, whole genome shotgun sequence genome, one interval contains:
- the LOC123409577 gene encoding pathogenesis-related protein 1-like: protein MASTNSWTHEIESSVAASRLFRAGVMDWHTLAPKLAPQIVTSAHPVEGEGGIGSVRQFNFTSAMPFNLMKERLEFIDVDKCECKSNLIEGGGIGTAIETATSHIKVEPAANGGSVVKVESAYKLLPGVEVNDEITKAKDSVTAIFKAAEAYLIANPDAYN, encoded by the exons ATGGCCTCCACCAACAGCTGGACCCATGAGATTGAGTCGTCGGTCGCTGCATCACGCCTCTTCCGTGCCGGCGTTATGGACTGGCAcaccttggcccccaagctcgcgCCACAGATCGTCACCAGCGCGCACCCTGTCGAGGGAGAAGGCGGCATCGGCAGTGTCAGACAGTTCAACTTCACCTCAG ccatgcccttcaacCTCATGAAGGAGAGGCTCGAGTTCATTGATGTGGACAAGTGCGAGTGCAAGTCGAACCTCATCGAGGGTGGTGGCATCGGCACAGCGATCGAGACGGCCACGTCACACATTAAGGTGGAGCCGGCAGCCAACGGTGGGAGCGTAGTGAAGGTGGAATCGGCATACAAGTTGCTGCCAGGCGTGGAGGTCAACGATGAGATCACCAAGGCCAAGGACTCCGTGACGGCCATTTTCAAGGCCGCCGAGGCCTACCTTATCGCCAACCCGGATGCCTACAACTAA